One part of the Terrimicrobium sacchariphilum genome encodes these proteins:
- the rfbA gene encoding glucose-1-phosphate thymidylyltransferase RfbA: MARKGIILAGGSGTRLDPLTRIVCKQLLPIYDKPMIYYPLSVLMLGGIRDILIISTPKDLPMFQMLFGDGSRLGLHIEYVEQAKPDGIAQAFLLGESFLAGDGAALILGDNIFHGKLDFVRAALARTEGASICACPVKDPERYGVIEFDADGRAISIEEKPKQPRSNYAVPGFYVYDNQIVDVTRSLKPSPRGELEITDVNRAYMSRGQLYVEPLGRGVAWLDTGTPDSLMEASNYIATLEHRQGVKVACLEEIARYRGFIDDAGFAKLIDSLPRNSYRAYLEGLVF, translated from the coding sequence ATGGCTCGCAAAGGCATCATTCTCGCCGGAGGCTCAGGCACCCGGCTCGATCCCCTCACCCGCATCGTCTGCAAGCAGCTCCTGCCCATTTACGACAAGCCGATGATCTACTACCCGCTCTCCGTCCTCATGCTGGGCGGCATCCGGGATATCCTGATCATCTCCACTCCGAAGGACCTGCCGATGTTTCAGATGCTCTTTGGCGACGGCTCGCGGCTCGGCTTGCACATCGAGTACGTGGAGCAGGCAAAGCCCGATGGCATCGCACAGGCGTTCCTGCTTGGCGAGTCCTTCCTCGCGGGCGACGGAGCCGCGCTCATCCTCGGCGACAATATTTTCCACGGGAAGCTCGACTTCGTGCGCGCTGCGCTGGCCCGCACGGAGGGGGCGTCGATCTGCGCCTGTCCGGTAAAGGACCCGGAGCGTTACGGTGTGATCGAGTTTGATGCCGACGGCCGCGCCATCTCCATCGAGGAAAAGCCAAAACAACCCCGGAGCAACTACGCCGTGCCGGGCTTCTACGTTTACGACAACCAGATCGTCGACGTGACCCGTTCCCTCAAGCCGTCCCCGCGCGGCGAGCTGGAGATCACCGACGTGAACCGCGCCTACATGAGCCGTGGCCAGCTCTACGTCGAGCCTCTCGGCCGGGGTGTCGCCTGGCTCGATACCGGCACACCCGACAGCCTCATGGAGGCGAGCAACTACATCGCGACGTTGGAGCATCGCCAGGGCGTGAAAGTCGCCTGCCTGGAGGAGATCGCCCGCTATCGCGGCTTCATCGACGACGCGGGCTTTGCGAAGCTCATCGACTCCCTGCCAAGGAACTCCTACCGGGCGTATCTGGAAGGGCTGGTTTTTTAG